CCGCATCTATGCCAATGACCACACCGTCTCCCCGGTGTTGCATGAAAACCTGCAGATGGTGCGCCAGGAACGTTGAAGCCGCGCATACAAGGCGCGCACGCGGCATGATTGATCCGACTGTCTAAGGAGATGGTGATGAGCGAATGGAATAGCTGGCTGGGCCAGTATTTTGATCTCTATCGCAGCGCGTTGGCGACGGAGAACATCAACGAGAAGCTGGTCGCCTTCCATGACCTCTGCCTGCAGGTGCGGGAGCGGAAGGGCAAGCTCATGTTCGCCGGCAACGGCGCCAGCGCTTCCATCGCCTCGCATGGCGCCGTCGACTTCACCAAGCAGGGCCGGGTGCGGGCGATGGACTTCAACGAGCCCAACCTGATCACCTGCCTGTCCAATGACTTCGGCTTCGAGAACTTCATGGCCAAGGCTGTGGAATTCTACGCCGATGATGGCGACGTGCTGGTGCTGATCTCCGTTTCCGGCAAGTCGCCCAACGCGGTGGCGGCGGCGGAATACGCGCGCTCGCGCGGCCTCAAGGTCGTCAGCTTCACCGGCAGCGCGTCGGATAATCCGCTGCGCGGACTTTCCGACATCGACTTCTGGCTGGGTTCGCGCGCCTATAACGTTGTCGAGGGCATGCACAACATCTGGCTGACCACCGTGGTCGACATGCTGGTGGGCAAGGCCGAATACGCCGTCGCCTGACGACGGCTGCCCGCCAAGGCATGAATGTGAGACGGCGGGAACCGGTTCCCGCCGTCTTCTGTTTTAACAGGCGGTATCCAGGCTGGATCGGCCTGTGCCCGACCGGGATAACAGTGCTTCCAGCTGCGCATATGGCTCTGCCGGATAGGTCGGCGGATCTGGCGGCGGCACCGACAGGATGCGCGCCAGCGGCAATCTCGGCCAGGGGCGGTCCAGGCCGGCGGGCGCCAGTTCGTCCCAGAGCACGACCGGGATGCGGCGGGACAGGGCGAGCGCGGCCACGGGCCCGGGTACCGGAAGGCTTCCGGGGTCCACCAGGACCTGGATCTGCCGGGGTGTGGCAGCAAGCAGGGATTGCGGCCAGAGCAGCACGGCCTCCGTCGGCAGGCCGAGACGCCGGACGATCCGCATGCTGTCTTCCAGCGGAGGAGCATCCACGACCACCGCCAGGCGCAGCCCGGTTGCCTTGGCGATCCCCAACAGGATTTCGGCGGCATGGCCCAGGGCCGCCGGCGCCATGGCTGTGCCATCCAGAGCGAGGAACCGGATATCCGGTTGCAGCAGCGCCGGCTCCGGCACCGGCGATAGTTCTGCCGCGATGCCGGCGGGATCGAGGCTCGGCATGATCCATTCCGCCCCGGTCGCCTCGACGGGGCGGGGCGTGCCGAGATCCGGCAGCAGGATGCGCGCTATTCCCGCGTCCTCCGGCAGGATCGAAAGTTCAGGCAGCAGGCGAGGGTCCGTCGCCATGATGGCCCGCAGCCCGGGCATGCGCTCGGACAGTCCTGCCAGCACTTCCTGCAGGGCGTTGCGGATGCCGAACGCCGGAGGCCGCGGGAAATGTCGCCCGGCCTTCAGCGGCCAGCCGCTCAGGAGATCGACGGCATGGTCGCTTGCGAGGCAGAGCAGCCGGTCCTGCCCCTCCGCGCGTCCAGTCAGCGGGAATTCCAGGGAGAAGGTGGAGCGGCGGAAGGGGTAGTCCGGATGGACAGAGGGATCGTCATCCGGGTCAGGCGTGGCAGGGGCGCCAAACCACTGGAGGCCGTCAGGGCTGTAGCGGATCTCAGTGATCGGCTCCCGCGCCAGCACCCAGCCGCGCAATGCCCGCCAGCGCCCTTCCGTCTCGTCCTGCTCGATACCGCAAAGCGCCGGGCGCGCGCATGGGGGGGCCTCAGCTGCTTCGACCGGCATCGCGGGGCAGGGAGGCAACGCCATGCCCCCGGCGAAGGCCGTGAGTGCCAGCTGGTGGCCGATGATGCCTGCTGGTGCCAGAACCCGGAACAACACCGGCGTCACGCCGGAGTCCGCAGGCTCCGCCTGCCAGAGAACCGGCAGGATCGGGCCGTCGGGGCTGAAGGCGGTTACCCGCTCTGGCACGGAGGACCAATAGGCGCGGCCCGTCAGCAGGACTTCCCCGGCTGTGCTGCGAGTGGCGGAGATCAGCCCTGCGGAGGGGAGGTCCAGGCCCTCAGGGGAGGCCGCGGGGGCGACGCCGGAAGAAGGCAAGGGAGGTCCTTTGTCCATAGTCTCTACTGGGCCGTCCTTCGGTTGTCGCGGTGCGTCATGCCGTCACGAAGAGTAATACTCTCCGCCCATAGCTCCGGGCAAAGCGCCAATGTCCCTCTCGAACGAGTGCCGTGTCACGGGATCATCGCCAGGAAATCCGTCACGGCCTGAATGCCGGATTGACCGGGCTGCAACTCGCGTGTCCAGGAAACGCCTTCCCGGATGACGCGCGCCGGATTGCCAACCGCGAGGGCATGTCGCGGGATATCCCGCGTCACCACACTCGCGGCGCCGACGGCGCTGCCTGGGCCGATGCTGACGCCTTTGTTCACGATGACCCTGCTGCCAAGCCAGACATGGGGGTGGAGGACGATGGTCTTGGTATTTTCTGGATGCTCGTTGATCAGAGCGCCGCTTTTCAGGTCGAAGATCCCGTGGAAGTCGGTGGCGTAAAGAAGGATCTCGGTAGCCAGCATGCAATCGCTGCCAATGATGGTCGCATTTCCCTCGCCCTTGCATGTCGTCGAGAAATGGTTGGCCGAGGCCTCGCGACCAAAATAGAAGGTGCACCCATTGGACATGAGATGCACTGAACCGGTCGAACTCTTCCGGGATGATCCCATGTCCAGCAAGAAGCAGGTCGCGCCATCGATATGCAACTTGCCAGACAGGCCGAACGGACTCCCGAGAACAAGCACTGCGCCGCGGCTTCTCGGGGAGAGGGACACCGAGAGCCTCCGCTTCCTCATATCCCGGCTAAGAAACACCTTTGCCCTGACCTCGTCCGTGGCTGGCCCCTGAGAGCCGAAATCAATATCGATGCCCAGCGCCTTCAGGCTTTCCGCATCAGCGGCTGAACGAAGCTCGATGCAGCTCATGGAGTCGAGATCGGGCAGGGTGAATCCCGGCTGGCCCAATGGAGGAAAGCCGGGCAGATCATGGCGCATGGGAAGCTCAGCCTTTCATGATGCTTGCTTCAAGCGTTTGGCTCATGCCGGCGTGGTTGTGGAAAGCTGGCGCATCATCCGGTTCTGGCGGTCTTCTATTTCCTGAAGAAGGCCGTTGATCCCGGCCCTCCTGGCGAAGTCCGCCATGTTTTCCTTCGTGGCGCTGATGAACCTGAAGATGGATGTGTTACTGCAATGGTTCGTATCGCGGGATTCGAAGAACTTCAGGTTGTACCGATTCAGTTCGCCTTGCTTCTCGACTGGATGCAGGGCATCTCCGCGCGCCTCCTTCAACAAGAATTCAAGCTTTGAGCGTATGGCGTAATGGTGGATGGAGGCGATATCATGGTTTATCGCCTCCTGATCGGCGTAGTTCGTGTATTTGTTTCCGCTGGCGTGGTAATAAAATTTATTGCCATCACGCAAATGGAAGTAATGCGGGCCGCCGCCGGTAATTTTTTCTAGCTTGCCAATACTCTTGACCCATCTATTGAGCGGCGACTGGGGTGGAGCGCAACGGGTGAAACGCTCGATTGTCAGGCCTGGAGTGCGCTCCCTGTGGCCGGACGATCCAAAGCTCCGCCAGTTGAATGCTATGGCATCCGCGTGGGCGTGGTCGTCCAGGAAATCATGGATATTGTTGTGCTTCTCCAGGAGGAGATATTCATCGATATCCAGAAGAGCGGCCCATTCGACAGGAAGCAATCTGCTGTATTCGATGAGCCTCTTGTTCATATCCTTGTCGGGGGTTTCCCCCTCGGCAAGGTGGCAAATCTGGTGGTGGATGATCCCGGCATTCGCGAGGGCATCCAGCAGGGCATTGGTGCCGTCACTGCTCTCGTTCGAGAAGATGACGATTTCATCGAAGCCTACGGCCTTGTGGTAGCTGATCCATTCGAGAAGATGCAGGGCCTCATCCTTCGCTCGCCCCATGAGCACCACGCTGGACTTCTTTCGCGGGAGCGCGGCGCTGTCCGTATCTGTGACCATGTTATTCCTAACTGGCTTACGACGAAGAATGCATCTGAGAGGATGAACGCCCGGGACGGGGCTTGGGGGAGAGAATTCCCCTTAGAGTAAGGTTGAAACTAAATCCGGGCGGGCGAGGAGAATTTTTCTTCCCAGCGGATATTTTTCCGCACCACCCGGGCAGGCACACCGACTGCGATACATTTGGCTGGAATCTCTCCCGCCACCAAAGAACGAGCACCGATGGCAGCGCCGTCATGTATCACGCTGCCTTTGAGGATCAGCACGTCCTCCGCGATCCAAACCCGGTTTCCTACTCTGATCGGCTTGGAGTGGTTAATCCGCTCGCCCGTTTCATCGTCATAAATCGGATGGGAATCAGAGGTGCGAAAGCGGACATTGGCAAAGAGACAATCGTTACCGATTTGCACGCGATCATCAGCTTCGCCAAGATTCATCCACAGTCCGGAGTTCGTTTTGGTCCCGTGGCCGATCTCGACCTGGCTGCCGTTTCCAGAGAGATGGATTTCGCCCATGATGACGTTATCGCCGGCAATCCTGACGCTCTGCCCGCTGCCCCGGAAATTGATGGTGCCGCCCTTGAACAGCACGTTCGGGCCAATTTCCAGTCGGTTGCCCTTTCCTCGAAAAGCGACGTGCACGGCACTCCCGTCAGCGAATTCACCGGTGATCGTATTTTCCGCGAGGTCGCCTGAAACCTTCATGGCCACATCCAACTGCTGACGGAACCATAAGAGATGTACCTATGGTTTTCCAGATTGGCGCAGATAACGGTGGATAGATATTTTAGGATTTTCTGATCCTGGCGACTAATAATTTAACAATATGCAATATCGACTTAAATAACGTATTTACATGTAAATATTATTACTGCGTCGCTACGAACTAAGCAGCCTTCTTTGATTTCAGTAATGTCCTAATGAACTGGCCTGCAATGTGCTGGATCAGGGGCCGGCACATGATGCGACACCTCACGCTGAGGGCGGGGCGATTGCTTCTAAGCGTCAACCAGCCCCTTTTCGGCATCGACATTCTCGCTGTCCGGGAAGGCCGCGGCCACGGCTGCCGGCGGCAGCCGCAGGTGGTACCGCAGCAGGCCCTTGGCGACGGCCCGCAGATCCCGCGTGGGCTGCAGGTCACGCTTCTCGAATAGCTGATTCTCCGCCAGCCCCGGCCAATCCGCCAGCACCCGCCCACCTGCCACGGCGCCGCCCAGCACGAAGGCCACGCCCCCGGTCCCGTGGTCGGTGCCGTTATTGCCATTCACGCGTGCCGTGCGGCCAAATTCCGTCATCACCAGCACGGCCGTATTGCGCCAGGCTTCGCCCAGTTGCGCCCGCAGAGCATTCAGCCCGGCGTCGAGTTGCCCGAGCACCGGCCCCATGCGCTGGGTTTGCGCCGCGTGGGTATCCCAGCCCGCCAGTTCCATGGCCGCGACACGTGGCCCATCCGGCGACCTCAGCAGCTTGCCTGCCACGCCGGCTAAGGCCAGAAAGCCGCCGGACGGGCGGGATCCGTCCATCAGCGTCTCCGCCGCGAAGCCGCGCCCCCGCAGCCCATCCGTCACCGCCCGTCCCAACACCGGGTCGGTATGCAGCAGGTCCGCCATGCGGGCATAAAGATCCGGTGGGGGGAGTACCGTGCTCGGCGGCGCCCACATACCTACGTTCTGTGGCCCGCGCATCAGCAGTGGCAGGGCCAGTCCGACGGCCAGCCCGGCATCCGGCTGCCCCGGTGCCCGCGGCGGAAGACCCGACAGCGCACGGTTCAGCCAGCCTGAGGTCAGCCCGCCCCGCTCGAGGGCGCCGCTTTCCAGCATGTCCTGCGCCTCAAAGTGGCTGCGGTTGCGGTAGGGGCCGGCCACCGCATGCACCGGCAGCAGCGATCCCTCGCGGAACATGGTATGCAGCGATGTCAGCCGCGGGTTGAGGCCGAAGAAGCCGCCGCAGTCCAGCAGCCCGTTCTCCTGCCCGGGCTCTGGCAGGGCCAGGCCGCCGCGGATGGCGCGGTAACTGGCATCGCCATAGGGCGCGAGCGCCGCCATGCCGTCCATCGCCCCCCGCAGGATCACGACCACCAGCCGGGCTTCCGTGACCAGCGTGCCGGGTGGAGGATTGGCCAGGGCCAGCCTGGCGCCTGAACTCGCGGCGAAGGCACTGAGTCCCAGCAGGAAGCCGCGGCGGCCGATTTTCGGAAGATGGCTCATCGGCGTTGGAACTCCGCGCTGGCGAAGAGCAGGGCAAGTGCCTCCTGGGGCGATCCGGCACCCATGAGGGCCTGCCGCGTCTCAAGCGGCGCCAGGGGACCGAGCGTGGTCTCCAGCACCTCCAGGGGCCGCAGTCGGGCAAACTGCCCGCCCAGGCGAAAAGCCCAGTCCAGCCGCTGCATCACGGCCTCCGGTGTTGCCCAGTCTTGGGCAAGATCCGGCCAGCCATTGGGTTGAAGAGCGCTCCAGACCGGCTGTCCGAAGCCGGCTGTGGCTTTGAAGGCCGCCTCGCCAAAGCGGTCGCCGCCGGCACCGCAGGCACGATAGACGGCGGTGACATAGTCGGAGGGCGCACGCAGCTTGCTGAAGGGCGGATCCCAGGCCTGTGGCAATTGCACCAGAGCACGAGATACGGCGCCAAGGTCGCCATTGGTGTCCCTCAACACGGCCTCTAGCCGCGCCACAGCGGAAACCGGTGGATCATCGGCCACGAAGTGGCGCGCCAGCTTGGTGGCGAGATGGCGATGCGTGGCCGGATGCGCGGCCAGGAAGCGCAGGGCCTGCTCCGCAGCCAGCTCGCCCTCGCCAAAGCGGCGGCCCATCACGGTCTTTTCCCCTGGCTCGTGGGCCGCCTCCGTGAAAACGGTGCCGAAGGGCTCGCGGTCCCGCTCGGTGCGCCAGCCGGTCAGCAGGCGGGCGAACTCCGTCACATCCTGCTGGGTATAGCCGGCGGCGGGGGAGACGGTGTGGAGCTCCAGGATCTCGCGCGCCAGATTCTCGTTCAGCCCGCGGCCGGTCCGGCGGCCGAAGCGGCTGTTGGGACCGACGGAGGATGCCTGGTCCAGATAGCCCAGCATCGCCGGATGCTTGAAGGCGGCGACCAGCATATCGGCGAAGCGCCCGGTCGCGCCCGGGCGAATGACGTCCCGCACGAAGGAGGGGACGGTGACTGACACCTGCGTTCCGGCACGGCGGCTGATGGTGAAATGGTTACTCCAGAAATCGACCAGCCTTTCCCGGTAGGGGGCCGGTGTATCCAGGCGCCAGGCGTGGGCGGCGATGCTCTCGGCCAGGAAGTAGGTGTCGACGGGCGTTCTTTGGCCGGGCTCCGGCGGCGGGGCGGCATCACGCTCCCGCCAGATGCGGAAGCCATCGGCTACGGTGGGCGGATGGTCGAAGCCGGCGGGAGGTGGTGGCTCCGGGGCCGGACCTTCAAGTTGGTCCAGTAGCCACCGTTCGGCATCCGCAGGTACGGGCTGGTCCGGTCGTGGTCCCAGCCCGAAGCGGATCGCGGCCTGGAAAGATCGCGCATTCATGGAACCCATTGTGCCACGGCACGCGGAACAAGCCGAACAACAAAGGGTTTATGTGCCACTGGCAGGGAGGGCGGCTTCAGAACAGGCTGGCGTAATCCACCTTCGGAAAGCTCTCCAGGTGGGTGCCGACGGTCGCGTTCAGGATTTCCACGCCATAGCGCTCGCCCCAGAGCCGGCAATAGTCGTAGGCGCTCTCGGACCAGGCGGTACGTGGCGGCACGAAGACCTTGTTGCTGGTGTATTTGTCGGTGAAATGCGTGGCGCCGGTCGCGGCATTTCCTTCCCAGAAGTCCCAGCCCAGCTTGCTGTTGCGGGCAAGCTCCTCAGGCGGCGCCAGCGCGGTGGGGTTAAGCCCGGTCTCACCCTGGCCGCGGCGCTTGACGCGGGCAATGGGATAGCTGTGGTCCACGCCGATCAGGATGATCGGGTTGCAGCCCATCATGGCCGCGATCTGGATCAGCGTGATGGTCACGGTGAAGGCCATGAACACCATGCTCGGGCGTTCGGCGAAATAGGGGAAGCGCAGCGGCGTAGTGTCACCGAAGAAGATTTCGGATGCCACCGGGATCGGGCAGGCATTCTCCACGCGGAAGAAGGGCAGATACTCGAAGGGAAAGAACTTGACCGAATCCCGGTCGATCCCCTGCTCGTATTCCTCCCGATACATCTCGATCTGCAGGCGGTCGGAAATGCCCCAGTATTTGAAGGCGTAACCCCAGTCCTCGTAGCCGAGGAAGCTGCGGTTGGAGCCGAAGGTGATCTCGTCCTTCAGCTTCGTCATGTCGGTCTGCCGCAGCGAGGGTCCATTGCCGACGATGAAGGCGCGCTGGTTCCTGTGGCGGCCCACCAGGCTATCCAGCAGCCAGGGGATATGCGCCTTGTACTCGCCCTGTCGGCCGATGAAGCGGAAGTCCCTCACGCCCAGCTGGTGCAGCACCCGCACGGCCGGGAAGCGGTCCGCCCAGGAGGGCACGACCTCGTTGTTGCGGAACACCATGTTGAAGGGCACGGGATCGCACAGGAAAACGGCTTCGGCCTGGCCCTGGGCGATGCGCCCCAGCAGCGGCCGCAGCGCCAGGGCCTCGGGCCAGTCCGGCGCGCCGGGCAGCAGGTGATGCTCCAGCCCGAAGCGCAGCGCCAGCGCGCGCAGCACCGGCCGATCCGCAGCGTCGGACACCAGCACGGGCTTCTGCCCCTGCGCCACGGTCTGCTGCAGCCAGGCTGTCGCCAGATCGACATCGCTCGCGGCGACATAGGCAAGCGTCAACATCACCATTACCCCAGGAACTCGACAGCGTGTAGCGCCGGCCCGACCCAGCGGGCATGGGCGGCATCGGGCAGCGTGCGGCTAATGCGGATCTCGAGCCGTGCCCAGGCAGGCCGTGGCTGATCTTCCACCGCTGGTAGCGATGCCTGGACGGCCCAGGCCTGCGGCACCAGCGCCGCGACTGTCTCCGGCACCAGGGTCGGCCGCTGCGGCAGCGGCTGGTCCTCGTAGAACAGGCGCAGCAGGCCGAAAGGCGCCGGGTCCGCCGGGGCGAGGAAGGTCAGCCGCAGCGTCTGCACTTCCGGCGCCAGGGCGCCGATAAAGATCACGGCCTCGGGCTCAGGCCCGATCCGGCGGCAGGAGAGCCGTGCCTGCCGTTCCGTCGGCCAGAAGCCCAGCACCCGCATACCCTCATGCAATTCCAGCTTGTGGCCCACATCCACCGGCTGCGGATCCGGCCCGGGGAAGCGGTCCCGCCAGGGGCGTCCAAGCTGCGGCAGGGCAGGGGAATTCGCTGCATTCACCACGACCAGATCACTCCGCGGCCATCAACAGGACCCGGCGCGCATGCCCGGCCAGAACTTCGTCCAGGGCCGCGTAGGGGCTGCTGCCGCTGGGCCCGTGCGCCGCACCGTGCCCGGCGAGGATCTCGGTCAGGTGCAGCGCCGGCCAGGGGCGCCGCGGAGCCTCCGGCGCCACCTCCTTCCAGAGGCCGAGCGGAAAGCCGCGTTGCAGCGCCACGGCCTCCAAAGCTCCAGGATGGCCGCCGCCGAGATCCAGCACCGCCCGCACCGAATCCCGCGGCATAGCGGCCAGCCAGGGCAGCCAGAGCGGCTCGACCTGCGGCGGCAGTCCCAGCCGCGCCTGGATGGCTCCGGCTGTTTCCAGCGGTGGTGCATCGATCACGGCGCCCAGACGCAGCCCGGCATCGGCGGCGGTGGACAGCAGCGTGGCATAAGCATCCTCCCCGATGCTGGTGCCATTGAGCACCAGCCAGGGCCTCCCATCCGGCGCCGGGCCACCGTCCATGGGCATGACCTGCGCGGCGATGCCGGCCGGATCCAGGCCCAGATGCAGCATTCCTTCGCCCGGCGTAGGCCCGAGCTGGCGCGCCAGGGGCGCCGCTTCCCTCCAGGGCAGATGGGCTTCGGCCGCCTCCTCCAGCACCAGCGCCAGGGGGCCATGTTCGGGCAGGGCCGCGAGTGCGGGGGCCAGTGCCGGACGCTGCACCAGCACGGCGGCCAGGCGCGGCATCTGACCGGCCAGGGAGGCCAGGACTGCCTGCAAGGCCGCGGAGGAACGGTTCCAATCCGCGAAGGGCAGGGGCGCAGCGCCCGGCACCGGCGTCACCGGATTGACCAGCAACACCGCATCCGCCAGGGCACGCCAGCGCGGCAACTCGTCGGAGAAGCGGTGCGGATTGCCGTGCAGGATGATGAGGATCTCCTGCCCCGTGTGCCGCAGATGCGTGAGCAGGGCCCGGTGCGCCGCGCCCATGGCATTGTCCAGCAGGCGGGCATCCTCCACCACCAGCGCGGCCACGGCGGGCCGCGTGGGGGATGTCAGGAAATCCTGCGGCCAAAGCGCGGCATCGGTCTGCAGCGCCGCCGCGGCACGCCGGCTGGGGGTGGCGATGCCTTCCACGACATGCGCCGTATCCTCGCCATAACAGAACTCGACCCGGTAGCGGGCCTCGGCCGGTGGCAGGCCGATGGCGCGGCCGGTGAACTGGAAGCCGCAGAAGGCATCGCCATAGACGCGGTTCTTCTCGAAGATGTTCATGTAGAGGCGGTCGGGCATCCCCTCGCCCAGGAAGACATCCCCCAGCCAGAACTTGATGACATCGACGCGCGGCACCGAGAGCACATAACCCTCGAATTCCGCCACACCGTATTCGTCGTAGGTGACCTTGCGAATATTGGCCGTCAGCGGGAGGGCGTGGGGCTGGGCTTCGCTCGGCAGCTCCGGCGGCAGCTCCGCCACGCCGGGCGCCATCTCCTCCCATTTCACCTTCAGCCGTTCGATGAAGACGCCCGTCGGAGCGGTAGTGACCAGCGCCACTTCCTTCGCTTCATCGAGCGCCGCCATGTCCTCGCTGCTCAGATGAATGGCAAAACCGGGAGCCTGCGGCGGGAAGCCTTCCAGCTTCGCCATGACATCGGGCCGCGTGCGGCCGTATTGCAGCCAGAGCGTGCGATTGCCGGCGAAGGCTTCCAGCTTCATCAGCGGCTTGGTCGTGGCCACCCAGCCGGTGATGTAACCGGTCTCGCCCTCCCGCACGAATTTGACGCCGCCGCGCTGATACAATGCCGGGTCCGGCTTGCCGGCGGGTTTGCGGATATCCGCCACGGCGAAGTCACGGCGGATGCTGTCGAACTGCGTGCCATCCCGGCCCAGCGCCGTCACGGTCACGGAAATTTCCTCCGTTTCCGCGCGGAGGGGATGGCACAGCACGAAGCCGCAATCCGCCGTGCCCAGCCAGGGGTGCTTCTCCAGCACATCCTGCCGCGCGAGGCCGCGCGTGACCTCGCCCAGCACCACCCCGTTCACTGAGGCCATGAGGCGGGAGCGCTGGCGTAGCGGCGACCATCCGCGCAACTCGATGAAGCCGGCAGGGTCAAGGCGGGCGCCGCTGATATAGACGAGATGCGGCGTAGGCCGCTGCGGACGCGGCGCGGGCAGTGCGTGCCCGGTTTCGCGGATCTCCTGTCGCAGATACGTCTGGAGAGCTGCGAGGGCGGCCTGGCCGCACTGGAGGATGGAGGAGACGGAGGCGACCTGTTGGGGCAGGTGGTTCCAGTCTGCGGGGGAGGAGGCGATGACCTGTCGGATGCCGGCGCGCAGGCCCTCGATATCGCCGGAGGGCACGGCGATGAGGGCGTCGCCGCAGACCTCGCGGAAGACCGGCAGGTCGTAGCAGACGCAGGGTGTGCCGGCGGAGAGGGCCTCGATGGGGGGGATGCCGTAGCCCTCGAAGCGGGAGGGGTAGATCAGCATGCGGGCGCGCTTGAGTTCGACGAACTTGTCGGTGTCCGACAGCAGCGGCTTGACCTCGATGGCGATCTGGTGGCGGCGCGCGGCGGCGGCGATGGCCTCGTGGTATTCCTCGTCGAGCTTGGCGGAGCCGACGATCAGCGAGAGGGTCCAGCCGCGCAGGTCCTCGGAGAGGGCGTCGATCAGGTCCTGTCCGCCCTTGTGCGGGTCGCGGGCGCGGACGAAGCAGACGGCGCGGTTCTCGCGATACTGCGGCGCGACGCGGGCCAGCGCCTGCAGGTTGATCGGCTGGTGCCAGTAGTCGAAGAAGGTGGTCTCGGGATGCGAGCAGTAATAGTCCTGGGCGAAGCGCATGGACTGCTCGGAATTGGAGAGGACGAGGCAGCCGTCCTCGATGCAGCGGCGCCACTCCAGCCACATATCCTCGCTGCGGGTGGTGGGGGCCTGGCTGTTGAACCAGTTGGGCGTCTCGAAGTTGAACAGCACCAGGCGGGCGCCGCGGCGGCGGGCGAAGCCGCGGGCGCCGATGTAGAACTGGCGGTCCTGCGACTGGCCGGGGATGATGATGACGATGTCGAAGCCGCCCGCCGGCAGTCCGGCGTGGAAATCCTTGGTCTGGTGGAAGGCGACGCGGCCGGGATGGCCGAAATGCTTCAGGTCCTCATAGAAGACCGGCTTGGCATTGGTGACGAAGGCCACTTCCGCCCCCGCCCGCGCCAGGCACTGCGCCAGCAGGAACGCCGCCAGACGACCACCCCCATACGTCCCAGACGCATTCGTCACAAATATGGCAACACGCATCTCAGCTTTCACCGGTGGCACGCTCATCATCAGGCTCCTGCGGCCACTGGCATCACCTGAACGCCCGCGCGCGCCAGCGCCGCGAGGGAGTCCGCGAGGAGGGGATGCCCCGCCAGTTCCTCTGCCAGCAGAACCCTGGAGCAACCCAGATGCAGGGCCATCGCCAGCATCGAAATCGCCTCGTGCCGTCCTGCGAGGCCGGAGAGGATATCGAGGCCCGTCGCCCGAGGGTCCCTGTCATAGCCGATGGCGGGGGAGGGCGGGCGTTGCCAGAAAGCGTCCTCGCTGGCAGCGAACAGCGTCAGCAGCCGCCCCCGGCGCGGATCGGCAGGGCCGGCCAGTTCCACGACATCGGCCGGCAGTTCCGCCGTGCCGGGGGTCAGGACCAGGTCGGCATCATCCGGTACGAGGCCGCCGCCGATATAGGCCGTCTGGCCCCGCCGCGCGTGTTGCCAGTCCACCAGGGCGCGATGGTCCGCCCAGGATGCCTGCGGCGTCAGCGGGAGGGGCAATACGCCGCAATCCAGGACGCGTTCCATCAGCGCCATGCCCGCCGCCCGGTCGGGCCCCAGATCCACCAGCATGTTCTCGATGCCCGCTTCCAGGGCGCTGGTCAGAGGCGCCAGGCCGCTGCCCGGCACCGGGTTCTGGGCGAAGACGTGCCCTTTCCCCAGCACGGCACGGCAGGCGGCGGCCAGGAAGGTGGCTCCCGGCTGCTGGGGGTCCACCAGCATTCCCGTCCGCTCGCGCTCCGGCAGGCTGCCGAGCCGCAGGGACAGCAACCGCGAGATGAAGATCGGCGCCGCTTCCGTCTTCTCCCCGCCAATGGGCGCAAGGCCCAGCTCTGCTGCGAAGCCTGTGGCGGTCCAGGGCGGCGTCCCCGCCGCGGGCTGGGTGGCGCCGGAGCGGCGGAACTCCGTCAGCATGGCGACCAGCGCGGCCTTTCCGGCCTCCTCGCTGACCATGCGGGGGAGAGGGGAGGCCGGCAGGCCGACCAGCGGCAGGTGCCAGAGGGCAGCCTGCCGCTGCGCCAGC
This genomic window from Roseomonas marmotae contains:
- a CDS encoding acyltransferase, encoding MKVSGDLAENTITGEFADGSAVHVAFRGKGNRLEIGPNVLFKGGTINFRGSGQSVRIAGDNVIMGEIHLSGNGSQVEIGHGTKTNSGLWMNLGEADDRVQIGNDCLFANVRFRTSDSHPIYDDETGERINHSKPIRVGNRVWIAEDVLILKGSVIHDGAAIGARSLVAGEIPAKCIAVGVPARVVRKNIRWEEKFSSPARI
- a CDS encoding DUF1501 domain-containing protein, encoding MSHLPKIGRRGFLLGLSAFAASSGARLALANPPPGTLVTEARLVVVILRGAMDGMAALAPYGDASYRAIRGGLALPEPGQENGLLDCGGFFGLNPRLTSLHTMFREGSLLPVHAVAGPYRNRSHFEAQDMLESGALERGGLTSGWLNRALSGLPPRAPGQPDAGLAVGLALPLLMRGPQNVGMWAPPSTVLPPPDLYARMADLLHTDPVLGRAVTDGLRGRGFAAETLMDGSRPSGGFLALAGVAGKLLRSPDGPRVAAMELAGWDTHAAQTQRMGPVLGQLDAGLNALRAQLGEAWRNTAVLVMTEFGRTARVNGNNGTDHGTGGVAFVLGGAVAGGRVLADWPGLAENQLFEKRDLQPTRDLRAVAKGLLRYHLRLPPAAVAAAFPDSENVDAEKGLVDA
- a CDS encoding glycosyltransferase family 2 protein — its product is MVTDTDSAALPRKKSSVVLMGRAKDEALHLLEWISYHKAVGFDEIVIFSNESSDGTNALLDALANAGIIHHQICHLAEGETPDKDMNKRLIEYSRLLPVEWAALLDIDEYLLLEKHNNIHDFLDDHAHADAIAFNWRSFGSSGHRERTPGLTIERFTRCAPPQSPLNRWVKSIGKLEKITGGGPHYFHLRDGNKFYYHASGNKYTNYADQEAINHDIASIHHYAIRSKLEFLLKEARGDALHPVEKQGELNRYNLKFFESRDTNHCSNTSIFRFISATKENMADFARRAGINGLLQEIEDRQNRMMRQLSTTTPA
- a CDS encoding DUF1800 domain-containing protein — encoded protein: MNARSFQAAIRFGLGPRPDQPVPADAERWLLDQLEGPAPEPPPPAGFDHPPTVADGFRIWRERDAAPPPEPGQRTPVDTYFLAESIAAHAWRLDTPAPYRERLVDFWSNHFTISRRAGTQVSVTVPSFVRDVIRPGATGRFADMLVAAFKHPAMLGYLDQASSVGPNSRFGRRTGRGLNENLAREILELHTVSPAAGYTQQDVTEFARLLTGWRTERDREPFGTVFTEAAHEPGEKTVMGRRFGEGELAAEQALRFLAAHPATHRHLATKLARHFVADDPPVSAVARLEAVLRDTNGDLGAVSRALVQLPQAWDPPFSKLRAPSDYVTAVYRACGAGGDRFGEAAFKATAGFGQPVWSALQPNGWPDLAQDWATPEAVMQRLDWAFRLGGQFARLRPLEVLETTLGPLAPLETRQALMGAGSPQEALALLFASAEFQRR
- a CDS encoding acyltransferase, whose amino-acid sequence is MRHDLPGFPPLGQPGFTLPDLDSMSCIELRSAADAESLKALGIDIDFGSQGPATDEVRAKVFLSRDMRKRRLSVSLSPRSRGAVLVLGSPFGLSGKLHIDGATCFLLDMGSSRKSSTGSVHLMSNGCTFYFGREASANHFSTTCKGEGNATIIGSDCMLATEILLYATDFHGIFDLKSGALINEHPENTKTIVLHPHVWLGSRVIVNKGVSIGPGSAVGAASVVTRDIPRHALAVGNPARVIREGVSWTRELQPGQSGIQAVTDFLAMIP
- a CDS encoding D-sedoheptulose-7-phosphate isomerase, which gives rise to MSEWNSWLGQYFDLYRSALATENINEKLVAFHDLCLQVRERKGKLMFAGNGASASIASHGAVDFTKQGRVRAMDFNEPNLITCLSNDFGFENFMAKAVEFYADDGDVLVLISVSGKSPNAVAAAEYARSRGLKVVSFTGSASDNPLRGLSDIDFWLGSRAYNVVEGMHNIWLTTVVDMLVGKAEYAVA